One Vibrio campbellii CAIM 519 = NBRC 15631 = ATCC 25920 genomic window carries:
- a CDS encoding DUF1338 domain-containing protein, whose protein sequence is MTPDVLFESLWQDYIQRLCPSAAKVHQLLQEDEPLINDHIALRTFNVAPLGIETLAKPFLAVGYKACGDYVFESKKLVAKHFEHPDPKQPKVFISELKVDECSPELQAIVHKLAEQVDASKLTGSDFLYGGRLWDLSYADFQTLAKESEYASWLAAHGYGANHFTVSVNQLNQHEEVKQVNDHLRTVGFTINENGGEVKGTPEVLLEQSSTMADKVPVTFTEGVEVIPGGFYEFAKRYPMDNGELYPGFVAASADKIFESTNG, encoded by the coding sequence ATGACGCCCGATGTGTTATTTGAATCGCTATGGCAAGACTACATTCAACGTCTGTGCCCTTCCGCTGCTAAAGTCCATCAACTTCTTCAAGAAGATGAACCTCTGATTAATGACCATATTGCGCTACGTACGTTTAATGTCGCTCCCCTAGGCATTGAAACGTTAGCGAAGCCATTCTTGGCGGTGGGTTACAAAGCCTGTGGTGACTACGTATTTGAAAGCAAAAAGCTGGTGGCAAAACATTTTGAGCACCCAGATCCGAAGCAGCCAAAGGTCTTCATCAGTGAATTGAAAGTGGATGAGTGCTCACCAGAGCTACAAGCCATCGTTCATAAACTGGCAGAGCAGGTTGATGCTTCTAAACTGACAGGCAGTGACTTCTTGTACGGCGGACGTTTGTGGGACCTAAGCTATGCTGACTTCCAAACTTTGGCGAAAGAGAGTGAATACGCTTCTTGGCTTGCAGCGCATGGTTACGGAGCGAACCACTTCACAGTGAGTGTGAATCAACTCAATCAGCATGAAGAAGTGAAGCAAGTGAACGACCACCTACGCACAGTAGGCTTTACCATCAACGAGAATGGCGGTGAAGTAAAAGGCACGCCAGAGGTACTACTAGAGCAATCGTCGACCATGGCAGACAAAGTGCCAGTGACCTTTACTGAAGGCGTTGAGGTGATTCCTGGAGGCTTCTACGAGTTTGCTAAGCGCTACCCAATGGATAACGGTGAGTTGTACCCAGGATTTGTGGCTGCATCGGCAGATAAGATCTTCGAGAGTACTAACGGGTAG
- the astD gene encoding succinylglutamate-semialdehyde dehydrogenase, with the protein MTHWIAGEWVQGQGEAFTSLSPYNQEVIWQGNGATAEQVNQAVSAAREAFVDWKKRPFAEREAIVLAFAEKVKENSEKIAEVIAKETGKPIWETRTEAAAMAGKIAISIRAYHDRTGEATREAAGNQIVLRHRPLGVMAVFGPYNFPGHLPNGHIVPALLAGNTVVFKPSEQTPWTGELAMKLWEEVGLPKGVINLVQGAKETGIALADAKGIDGVLFTGSANTGHVLHRQFAGQPGKMLALEMGGNNPMVISDNYGELDATVYTIIQSAFISAGQRCTCARRLYIPFGDKGDAVITKLVEATRNIRVDQPFAEPAPFMGPQISLAAAKFILDAQANLQSLGGESLIEAKAGEAAFVSPGIIDVTNIAELPDEEYFGPLLQVVRYEGLEKAVELANDTRFGLSAGLVSTDDQEWEYFVDHIRAGIVNRNRQLTGASGDAPFGGPGASGNLRPSAYYAADYCAYPMASMEGQETVLPATLSPGLSL; encoded by the coding sequence ATGACACATTGGATTGCAGGTGAATGGGTACAAGGTCAGGGTGAAGCATTTACGTCTCTGTCGCCTTACAACCAAGAAGTTATCTGGCAAGGCAACGGCGCAACAGCAGAGCAGGTTAACCAAGCGGTATCTGCGGCGCGTGAAGCGTTTGTTGATTGGAAGAAGCGCCCATTTGCAGAGCGTGAGGCGATCGTATTGGCTTTTGCTGAGAAAGTAAAAGAGAACAGCGAAAAAATCGCTGAAGTGATTGCCAAAGAAACCGGCAAGCCAATCTGGGAAACACGTACCGAAGCGGCAGCGATGGCAGGTAAAATTGCGATTTCTATTCGTGCTTACCACGACCGTACTGGTGAAGCGACACGTGAAGCCGCGGGCAACCAAATTGTATTGCGTCATCGCCCATTAGGCGTGATGGCGGTGTTTGGTCCTTATAACTTCCCTGGTCACTTACCAAATGGCCACATTGTGCCAGCGCTGCTAGCAGGTAATACCGTAGTCTTCAAACCGTCTGAGCAAACGCCATGGACGGGTGAACTTGCTATGAAGTTGTGGGAAGAGGTTGGTCTACCAAAAGGTGTGATTAACTTAGTCCAAGGTGCGAAAGAGACAGGCATTGCGCTGGCTGATGCGAAAGGCATTGATGGCGTGCTGTTCACCGGTAGTGCGAACACAGGTCATGTTCTGCATCGTCAATTTGCTGGTCAGCCGGGTAAGATGCTGGCGCTTGAAATGGGTGGCAACAACCCGATGGTTATCTCGGATAACTACGGCGAACTAGACGCAACGGTTTACACCATCATCCAATCTGCCTTCATCAGCGCAGGGCAACGCTGTACTTGTGCTCGTCGTCTTTACATTCCATTTGGCGACAAGGGTGATGCAGTCATTACTAAGTTGGTGGAAGCGACACGCAATATTCGTGTAGACCAACCATTTGCAGAGCCTGCGCCATTCATGGGACCGCAAATTTCGCTTGCGGCAGCCAAGTTCATTCTCGATGCACAAGCGAACTTGCAATCACTGGGTGGCGAAAGCTTGATTGAAGCGAAAGCGGGCGAGGCGGCGTTTGTTTCTCCAGGCATCATCGATGTGACGAACATTGCCGAATTGCCAGATGAAGAGTACTTCGGTCCACTTCTACAAGTAGTACGCTACGAGGGGCTAGAGAAAGCGGTAGAACTGGCGAACGATACGCGCTTTGGTTTATCTGCGGGTCTGGTTTCGACCGACGACCAAGAGTGGGAATACTTCGTGGACCACATTCGTGCCGGCATCGTGAACCGCAACCGTCAGTTAACGGGTGCAAGTGGTGATGCGCCATTTGGTGGTCCGGGTGCCTCAGGTAACCTACGTCCAAGTGCTTACTACGCAGCAGACTACTGTGCGTACCCAATGGCATCAATGGAGGGACAAGAGACGGTCTTGCCTGCCACATTGAGCCCAGGTTTAAGCCTGTAA
- a CDS encoding aspartate aminotransferase family protein, giving the protein MTTENKVERGLFDEVMVPCYNPMEMIPVKGEGSRIWDQNGNEYIDFAGGIAVSCLGHCHPVMVNALTEQGNKLWHLSNVMTNEPALRLAKKLTEVSFAERVFFANSGAEANEAALKLARRYAADVHGTEKSEIIAFKQGFHGRTFFTVTVGGQAAYSDGFGPKPGDVTHLPYNDIEALQAHMSDRTCAVMMEPLQGEGGVIPPTPEFAQAVRELCDKHNALLIFDEVQTGNGRTGHFYAYQGVGITPDILSTAKSLGGGFPIGAMLTTAKLAEHMKVGTHGSTYGGNPLACAVAEAVVDEVTKPEVLAGVLEREVMFREGLEKINAKYNIFSEVRGKGLLLGAALNEEWQGRARDVLVAAGKQGLMVLVAGANVVRFTPSLVITQQEIEEGLAKLDKAIATLV; this is encoded by the coding sequence ATGACAACGGAAAACAAAGTAGAGCGCGGTTTATTCGATGAGGTAATGGTACCTTGCTATAACCCGATGGAAATGATCCCTGTAAAAGGTGAAGGTTCACGTATTTGGGATCAGAACGGAAATGAATACATCGACTTTGCTGGTGGTATTGCGGTGAGCTGTCTTGGCCATTGTCACCCAGTTATGGTGAACGCATTGACTGAGCAAGGTAACAAGCTTTGGCACCTAAGTAATGTTATGACTAACGAGCCTGCACTGCGATTGGCGAAGAAGCTAACAGAAGTCAGCTTTGCTGAGCGCGTGTTCTTCGCTAACTCTGGCGCAGAAGCAAACGAAGCGGCACTAAAGCTAGCTCGTCGTTACGCAGCAGACGTTCATGGTACTGAGAAATCTGAAATCATCGCATTCAAACAAGGTTTCCATGGTCGTACTTTCTTCACGGTAACGGTAGGCGGTCAAGCGGCTTACTCAGACGGTTTCGGCCCTAAGCCAGGCGATGTGACACACCTTCCTTACAACGATATCGAAGCACTACAAGCACATATGTCTGATCGCACTTGTGCGGTAATGATGGAGCCTCTGCAAGGTGAGGGCGGCGTCATTCCACCAACACCTGAGTTTGCTCAAGCGGTTCGTGAACTGTGTGACAAACACAACGCACTACTGATCTTTGATGAAGTGCAAACTGGTAACGGCCGTACAGGTCACTTCTACGCATACCAAGGTGTAGGCATCACGCCAGACATTCTAAGCACAGCGAAATCACTGGGCGGCGGTTTCCCTATCGGTGCCATGCTAACGACGGCAAAACTGGCTGAGCACATGAAAGTGGGCACGCACGGTTCAACTTACGGCGGTAACCCACTAGCGTGTGCGGTTGCAGAAGCGGTTGTTGATGAAGTAACAAAACCAGAAGTACTGGCTGGCGTGCTAGAGCGTGAAGTGATGTTCCGTGAGGGTCTGGAGAAGATTAACGCGAAATACAACATCTTCTCTGAAGTGCGTGGTAAAGGTCTACTGCTTGGTGCAGCACTGAATGAAGAGTGGCAAGGTCGTGCGCGTGACGTACTGGTTGCTGCAGGTAAACAAGGTCTCATGGTATTGGTTGCGGGTGCCAATGTCGTACGTTTCACACCATCACTCGTCATCACACAACAAGAAATTGAAGAAGGTTTGGCTAAGCTGGATAAAGCGATCGCTACGCTGGTTTAA
- a CDS encoding aminodeoxychorismate/anthranilate synthase component II: MLLIIDNYDSFTYNLYQYFCELGADVKVVRNDEIDIQGIEALNPTHLVISPGPCTPNEAGISLQAIEHFAGKLPILGVCLGHQAIAQVFGGEVVRARQVMHGKTSPIRHNGRSVFKNLNNPLTVTRYHSLVVKNGTLPDVFELTAWTELTDGTMDEIMGYQHKTLPIDAVQFHPESIKTEQGHELLANFLARKTI, from the coding sequence ATGTTGTTGATCATCGATAACTACGACTCTTTTACCTACAACCTTTACCAATACTTCTGCGAGCTTGGTGCAGACGTAAAGGTGGTGCGTAACGATGAAATCGATATCCAAGGCATTGAGGCGCTCAACCCAACTCATTTGGTGATCTCTCCAGGGCCATGTACTCCTAACGAAGCGGGTATCTCTCTACAAGCCATTGAGCACTTTGCTGGTAAGTTACCTATCTTGGGCGTTTGCCTTGGTCATCAGGCGATTGCACAGGTGTTTGGAGGGGAAGTGGTTCGTGCTCGACAAGTGATGCACGGCAAGACATCACCAATTCGTCACAACGGTCGCAGTGTGTTTAAAAACCTTAACAACCCATTGACGGTAACCCGCTACCACTCTCTGGTGGTGAAAAACGGCACGTTACCTGATGTGTTTGAATTGACCGCTTGGACAGAGCTGACTGACGGAACCATGGATGAAATCATGGGCTACCAGCATAAAACCCTGCCAATTGACGCGGTACAGTTTCATCCTGAGTCAATTAAGACAGAACAAGGCCACGAACTACTCGCAAACTTTCTCGCGCGTAAAACGATCTGA
- the astA gene encoding arginine N-succinyltransferase: MLVVRPIAMSDYDALHTCAVESGHGFTSLPVNEELLTNRIKHSEYSFGKPEVNEAGDEGYLMVGFESETGEVAGTTGIEASIGWDVPFYSYHISKVVHSSPKLGVNNVVKLLTFGNNYTGNSEICTLFLREKFRGGLNGRLMSKCRFLMMAEHPERFSETIFAEMRGVSDEEGNSPFWQWLQEHFFSIDFTLADYLTGIGKKGFIADLMPKLPIYINLLSPEAQAVIGKVHDNTRPALKLLEREGFTNRGYVDIFDGGPTVECDLRNIESVRHSFRAQVKISEHTSTKDFLMCNSSFENFRAAAAKAAYDAETQSVVLAPELADALLVEEGDFVRLLPQ, translated from the coding sequence ATGCTAGTAGTTCGCCCTATCGCAATGTCGGATTATGACGCGCTGCACACCTGTGCGGTTGAGTCAGGTCATGGATTTACATCTCTACCGGTTAACGAAGAACTGTTAACCAATCGAATCAAGCACTCAGAATACAGTTTTGGCAAACCTGAAGTGAATGAAGCTGGTGATGAAGGCTACCTAATGGTGGGCTTTGAATCTGAAACTGGTGAAGTCGCAGGTACCACAGGTATTGAAGCTTCGATCGGCTGGGATGTGCCTTTTTATTCTTACCACATCAGCAAAGTGGTGCACTCGTCACCAAAGCTTGGTGTAAACAACGTGGTGAAACTGCTGACGTTTGGTAATAACTACACGGGTAACAGTGAAATCTGTACCTTGTTCCTACGTGAGAAATTTCGTGGTGGCTTGAACGGGCGTCTGATGTCCAAGTGCCGTTTCTTAATGATGGCAGAGCACCCAGAACGTTTCTCGGAAACCATCTTTGCTGAAATGCGTGGTGTTTCAGACGAGGAAGGTAATTCACCATTCTGGCAGTGGCTTCAAGAGCATTTCTTCTCTATCGATTTTACGCTTGCGGATTACCTTACTGGTATCGGCAAGAAAGGCTTTATCGCCGACTTGATGCCGAAGTTGCCAATCTACATCAACCTACTGAGCCCAGAGGCACAAGCCGTGATTGGCAAAGTGCACGATAACACGCGTCCAGCATTGAAGCTGCTTGAGCGTGAAGGCTTTACCAACCGTGGCTACGTTGACATTTTTGATGGTGGTCCAACGGTGGAGTGTGACCTACGCAATATCGAATCGGTACGCCACTCATTCCGCGCGCAAGTCAAAATCTCGGAGCACACCAGCACAAAAGACTTCTTGATGTGTAACTCGTCATTCGAGAACTTCCGTGCCGCAGCAGCAAAAGCGGCGTATGACGCGGAAACGCAAAGCGTAGTGCTCGCACCTGAATTGGCGGATGCACTCTTGGTTGAGGAAGGGGATTTTGTTCGCCTTCTTCCGCAGTAA
- a CDS encoding ExeM/NucH family extracellular endonuclease: protein MDTLIKPSLLALTIASALSANANAEIILSQYVEGGSYNKAVEIANTGDAAVTLTGYELAKSSNGGGTWGSTFDLSQVTLQANQVYVLAHGDASDAIKAVADHTEKSVTNFNGDDPIALLKDGEVHDIIGVMGDVDFGKDTTLVRNSDALTPSATYDASQWTAFEKDNIDGLGELNATEPPAPFACEVDGQQPNFTTIQDIQGEGDTSPLIDGYPYITDEDHFVTGVVTAVTTGLTKGFYLQALESDNNDKTSEGLFIHTDAADTELKAGDVVCVKGKVQEYYSNTQLASDANSYVKTGTSDIPRVTDLVIKEGETLRGALERHEGMQVELTSASDLFVTRNFSYDYDSRRNNMMLSHEAPLFKPTQLHAAESDAAVELAKDNAANRVYLESDGKAPNGQIPYYPDFAKDADQDGSSEQHIRLGSRVEGLQGVVAYSYNEYRLIATNEVDNTNFVTTGEGFDVARKDAPAIADSDLRIASFNVLNYFNSVADSGHENPTGQNRGATNLDEFLIQQAKIVAAMNKMDADIIGLMEVENNGFGDSSAVKNLVDALNAEIEDTEDHYTYVEIADQDKYQDEYFGSDAIMVAILYRANEVTPKEAAKVIVTPEQHIEENTITRGDDAEGNPAYDKYQRHSLLQTFTVKDTGKDLSVVVNHFKSKGSECIEEWIAGVEDSEPADLQGNCNNFRVSAANVVGDALKGIEGDVLVMGDLNAYGMEDPLLTLTDYSKEKYGRDIYTAAYTTIGGGELQVEKTKIEKGYGYHNLNTVLHGADTFSYTYSGELGNLDHALASNSLAQKVVAIEDWHINSLESNLFEYSSKYTGDMPKYKDAFSASDHDPVIIAIDFPDTDIDLPSSGENLAVEVRLPPNAVVGDIVTVSLTEATQAASSTSDADGYEASATLTQADIDARSVSVEFDKAPTEGQYVLEEKVTDSTGNTVKFSDSRAVTLEASSTNPSDDDDGGSFGFGALIALLGLGLFGRRR, encoded by the coding sequence TAACGCTAACCGGTTACGAGCTGGCGAAATCATCAAACGGTGGTGGTACTTGGGGCAGCACATTCGACCTTAGCCAAGTGACGCTACAAGCTAACCAAGTGTATGTACTGGCGCATGGTGACGCTAGCGACGCAATCAAAGCCGTTGCAGATCACACGGAGAAAAGCGTCACGAACTTTAACGGTGACGATCCGATCGCATTGCTTAAAGATGGTGAAGTGCACGATATCATCGGTGTGATGGGTGACGTAGATTTTGGTAAAGACACCACATTGGTTCGTAACAGTGATGCACTAACCCCTTCGGCTACCTATGATGCATCTCAGTGGACAGCATTTGAGAAAGACAATATTGACGGTCTTGGTGAGCTAAATGCGACTGAGCCACCAGCACCATTCGCTTGTGAAGTCGACGGTCAGCAACCTAACTTTACTACCATCCAAGATATTCAAGGTGAAGGCGATACGTCTCCATTAATTGATGGTTACCCATATATTACCGACGAAGATCATTTCGTAACTGGCGTCGTGACTGCTGTTACCACTGGCCTAACCAAAGGTTTCTACCTACAAGCACTAGAAAGTGACAACAACGACAAGACCTCAGAAGGCTTGTTCATTCATACTGATGCGGCAGACACGGAGCTAAAAGCTGGGGACGTTGTTTGTGTTAAAGGTAAAGTACAAGAGTACTACAGCAATACTCAGCTAGCTTCTGATGCTAACAGCTATGTGAAAACAGGCACATCGGATATCCCTCGAGTTACCGATCTTGTTATCAAAGAAGGTGAGACACTGCGTGGGGCGCTAGAGCGTCATGAAGGTATGCAAGTTGAATTAACCTCGGCAAGTGACTTGTTTGTAACTCGTAACTTCTCTTACGACTACGACTCTCGCCGTAACAACATGATGTTGTCTCATGAAGCGCCATTGTTTAAGCCGACTCAATTGCACGCAGCAGAGAGCGATGCAGCCGTTGAGCTAGCAAAAGACAACGCAGCGAACCGCGTATACCTAGAATCTGATGGCAAAGCACCAAACGGCCAAATTCCTTACTACCCAGATTTTGCTAAAGATGCAGACCAAGATGGCTCTTCTGAACAGCATATTCGCCTTGGTTCGCGAGTAGAAGGTCTGCAGGGCGTGGTAGCTTATAGCTACAACGAGTACCGCCTGATTGCGACTAATGAAGTCGATAACACTAACTTCGTCACTACAGGTGAAGGTTTCGACGTGGCTCGTAAAGATGCCCCTGCGATTGCGGATTCAGATTTGCGTATCGCTAGCTTCAACGTCTTGAACTACTTCAACTCTGTGGCTGACAGTGGCCATGAAAACCCAACTGGACAAAACCGTGGTGCGACTAACCTAGACGAATTCCTGATCCAACAAGCGAAAATCGTTGCGGCGATGAACAAGATGGACGCTGACATCATTGGTCTGATGGAAGTCGAGAACAACGGCTTTGGTGACAGCAGTGCTGTGAAGAACTTGGTGGATGCATTGAATGCTGAAATCGAAGACACAGAAGATCATTACACTTACGTTGAAATCGCGGATCAAGACAAATACCAAGATGAGTACTTTGGTAGTGATGCGATCATGGTGGCGATCCTATACCGTGCAAACGAAGTGACGCCAAAAGAAGCAGCGAAAGTGATTGTGACGCCAGAGCAGCACATCGAAGAAAACACCATTACACGTGGTGACGATGCAGAAGGCAACCCAGCTTACGACAAATACCAACGTCATAGCTTGCTACAAACCTTTACGGTGAAAGATACAGGTAAAGATCTATCTGTTGTTGTTAACCACTTCAAATCGAAAGGTTCTGAATGTATTGAAGAGTGGATCGCAGGCGTAGAAGACTCTGAGCCAGCGGATCTGCAAGGCAACTGTAACAACTTCCGTGTTTCTGCTGCTAACGTTGTGGGTGATGCTCTGAAAGGCATTGAAGGTGACGTGCTAGTGATGGGTGACCTAAACGCCTACGGCATGGAAGATCCTCTGCTTACACTGACCGATTACTCGAAAGAGAAATACGGCCGTGACATCTACACAGCTGCTTACACAACCATTGGTGGTGGTGAGCTTCAAGTCGAGAAGACCAAAATTGAAAAAGGCTACGGTTACCATAACCTGAACACGGTACTTCACGGCGCAGACACTTTCTCATACACCTACTCTGGTGAGCTAGGTAACCTAGACCACGCATTGGCTAGCAACAGCTTGGCACAAAAAGTGGTGGCGATTGAAGATTGGCATATCAACTCACTAGAAAGTAACTTGTTCGAATACAGCAGCAAGTACACAGGTGATATGCCGAAGTACAAAGATGCGTTCTCGGCGTCTGACCACGATCCAGTGATCATCGCGATTGATTTCCCAGATACAGATATCGACCTTCCAAGCTCAGGTGAAAACCTAGCAGTGGAAGTACGCCTGCCGCCAAACGCAGTTGTCGGTGACATCGTGACAGTAAGCCTAACGGAAGCAACTCAAGCAGCGTCATCAACCTCTGATGCTGATGGTTACGAAGCGAGTGCCACACTGACACAAGCGGACATTGATGCTCGTAGCGTGAGTGTGGAGTTCGACAAAGCACCAACAGAAGGTCAGTACGTTCTAGAAGAGAAAGTGACAGACTCTACGGGTAATACGGTTAAGTTCAGTGATTCTCGCGCTGTTACGTTAGAGGCGTCGAGCACGAACCCATCAGACGATGATGATGGTGGTTCATTTGGCTTTGGCGCGCTAATTGCGCTGCTAGGTCTGGGCTTATTCGGCCGTCGCCGCTAA